AGCAGCGGGTGCGGATGGTGCCGCAGGAGCGGCGGGGGCGGCGGATGCCGCGGGCGCGGCCTCGGCGGCCGGAGCCGGCTTCGCGGCGGGCCCCGCCGGACCGGGGCGACCGGGCGTCGCCTTCGCCGGCGCGGTCTGGGCGGGCGCGGCGGCCTTGACCTCGGCGGCCTTGCCGGCGCCTTCGGCTTCGAGCGCAGCCCGAAGCTTGCGAGCCACGGGGGGCTCGATGGTGGATGAGGGGCTCTTGACGAATTCGCCGAGCTCCTTCAGCTTCGCGAGCGCGACCTTACTGTCGACGCCGAGCTCGGAAGCGATCTCGTGCACGCGTGGTTTTGCCACAATTCTCCTGTCTGGGGGCCTACCCCGGACAGGGCAGACCGTTACTTGCGGACGGGTCTCATTTCGAGCCGTTCACTTTGTGTCCATAGCCGTTCAGCCGTTTCTCGATGGTCTGCGTGTCAAGCGGGCCTGACACACGCAATGCTCGCACGAACGCACGGCGCCTTATGGCGGCATCCATGCACTCAATGGTCTCGTGCACCCACGCGCCCCGCCCCGGCAGCTTCGCCTGCTCGTCGGGGACGAGCGTCGAATCCACGGCGACCACCCTCAGGAGAGTGGATCGGGGGGCACGTACGCGGCATCCGACACACGTTCGTACAGCTTCCATCGTACACCTCGGGACGTGGGGCCCGTCCGCTCACCCTTCTTCGAGGATGCTGTCGGGCTGGATGTCGATCTTGGCACCGGTCAGCTTTGCTGCGAGCCGCGCGTTCTGGCCCTCTTTGCCGATCGCCAGTGAGAGCTGGTAGTCGGGAACGAGGGCGCGCACGGCCTTGCTGCCCGCATCGAGGATGAAGCTCGATGTCACCTTCGCCGGCGACAGCGCGTTGGCGACGAACGCCGCCAGCTCGGGGTCGAAGTCGACGATGTCGATCTTCTCGCCGCTGAGCTCATCGGTCACCGCGCGG
This DNA window, taken from Microbacterium invictum, encodes the following:
- a CDS encoding YlxR family protein, yielding MEAVRTCVGCRVRAPRSTLLRVVAVDSTLVPDEQAKLPGRGAWVHETIECMDAAIRRRAFVRALRVSGPLDTQTIEKRLNGYGHKVNGSK